A region of Streptomyces sp. NBC_01750 DNA encodes the following proteins:
- a CDS encoding phosphotransferase enzyme family protein → MDETRARAVLAAAGLPADATLLALGENAVFGAGEVVVKVGRDAELLARAERELSIAAWLSEAGVPAVRAAEPKPRLVTGHPVTVWHRLPDAVRPAEPADLADLLRRIHALDSPSFSLPRRDLLGGVERWLRLAGEAIDPADAAYLRERRDGFAEAASGLTPHLPPGPIHGDALPRNVHVGPDGPVLVDLETFSSDLREHDLVVMALSRDRYGLAPEAYTSFTETYGWDVREWPGCAVLRGARETASCAWVAQHAPTNPAAREEFACRIASLREGAERVRWHTF, encoded by the coding sequence ATGGACGAGACACGAGCACGCGCCGTGCTGGCGGCTGCGGGACTTCCTGCCGATGCGACGCTGCTCGCGCTCGGCGAGAACGCGGTGTTCGGGGCGGGCGAGGTGGTCGTCAAGGTTGGCCGGGACGCGGAGCTGCTGGCGCGGGCGGAGCGTGAACTGTCCATCGCCGCCTGGCTGTCGGAGGCGGGGGTGCCTGCCGTGCGGGCGGCCGAGCCCAAGCCGCGGCTGGTGACGGGCCATCCGGTGACGGTGTGGCACCGGCTGCCGGATGCCGTACGCCCGGCGGAGCCGGCGGATCTGGCGGATCTGCTGCGCCGGATCCACGCGCTCGACTCGCCGTCCTTCTCCCTTCCGCGGCGGGACCTGCTCGGGGGCGTCGAGCGCTGGCTGCGTCTCGCGGGCGAGGCGATCGACCCGGCCGACGCGGCCTATCTGCGCGAGCGCCGCGACGGTTTCGCCGAGGCGGCGTCCGGGCTCACCCCACATCTGCCGCCGGGCCCGATCCACGGCGACGCACTCCCCCGCAACGTCCATGTGGGCCCGGACGGCCCGGTCCTGGTGGACCTGGAGACGTTTTCCTCGGACCTCCGCGAGCATGATCTGGTGGTCATGGCGTTGTCCCGCGACCGCTACGGACTGGCGCCCGAGGCGTATACGTCGTTCACCGAGACATATGGCTGGGACGTCCGCGAGTGGCCCGGCTGCGCGGTCCTGCGCGGCGCCCGCGAAACGGCAAGCTGCGCCTGGGTGGCGCAGCACGCGCCGACGAACCCGGCGGCGCGGGAGGAGTTCGCCTGCCGGATCGCTTCACTGCGTGAGGGGGCGGAGAGGGTCCGCTGGCACACGTTCTGA
- a CDS encoding carbohydrate ABC transporter permease: MTLATATSRPGKARSEHPWSGKQPDHGVWFLVLPALIPILVLSVGPLLYGISLAFTDSQAGRTQPTEWIGTLNFQDLLHDTLFWDSFRIGLLWAIGVTLPQFLLALGLALLLNQNLRFRWLARAIAIIPWAMPEVVVGIMWRLVYNPDAGILNETIRDLGLGDGRDWLTGLATALPAVIVVGIWAGMPQTTVALLAGLQNTPHELHEAAALDGAGAWRRFRTVAWPALKPVALAITALNFIWNFNSFALVYVLTNGGPGGRTRLPMLFAYEEAFRYGQFGYAAAMGCVMVAVISVMLAFYLVGRLKGGEGQ, encoded by the coding sequence GTGACATTGGCGACCGCAACCTCGCGGCCCGGCAAGGCACGGTCCGAGCATCCGTGGTCCGGGAAGCAGCCGGACCACGGGGTCTGGTTCCTCGTACTGCCTGCCCTGATCCCGATTCTGGTGCTGAGCGTCGGGCCGCTGCTCTACGGCATATCGCTCGCCTTCACCGATTCCCAGGCGGGCCGCACCCAGCCCACCGAGTGGATCGGGACGCTGAACTTCCAGGACCTGCTCCACGACACGCTCTTCTGGGACTCGTTCAGGATCGGCCTGCTCTGGGCGATCGGCGTGACGCTCCCGCAGTTCCTGCTCGCGCTCGGCCTCGCTCTCCTGCTCAACCAGAACCTCCGCTTCCGCTGGCTGGCGCGCGCCATCGCGATCATTCCCTGGGCCATGCCCGAGGTCGTCGTCGGCATCATGTGGCGGCTCGTCTACAACCCCGACGCGGGCATCCTGAACGAGACCATCCGTGACCTCGGACTCGGAGACGGACGCGACTGGCTGACCGGACTCGCCACCGCCCTTCCCGCCGTGATCGTCGTCGGGATCTGGGCAGGCATGCCGCAGACCACCGTCGCGCTTCTCGCCGGACTCCAGAACACCCCGCACGAGCTCCACGAGGCCGCCGCGCTCGACGGCGCCGGCGCCTGGCGCCGGTTCCGCACCGTCGCCTGGCCTGCTCTCAAGCCCGTCGCGCTCGCCATCACGGCGCTCAATTTCATCTGGAACTTCAATTCCTTCGCACTGGTGTACGTCCTCACCAACGGCGGCCCCGGCGGCCGCACCCGCCTCCCCATGCTCTTCGCCTACGAAGAGGCCTTCCGCTACGGCCAGTTCGGCTACGCCGCCGCCATGGGCTGCGTCATGGTCGCGGTGATATCGGTGATGCTCGCGTTCTACCTCGTAGGACGGCTCAAGGGAGGGGAGGGGCAGTGA
- a CDS encoding carbohydrate ABC transporter permease, producing the protein MTTPRTSRSGRAGQYVALLCYLVFLAFPFLWLISTAFKPPRELGSLHPTWIPDDPTLDNFRQAFDEQPLLRAAGNSLIAALSAALIAVVIATPMAYVMARNRNKLSAAATGWVVVSQAFPFVLVIIPLFLILKNLHLINTLSGLIMVYVVWSLPFALWMLGGYVRAVPRELEEAASVDGAGRLRTLVSVTAPLLAPGIVATALFAFITAWNEFFFALVLLKTPQTQTLPVVLTHFLGAEGVADLGPLAAAAFLATIPSLVIFAIIQKRITGGMLTGAVKS; encoded by the coding sequence GTGACGACGCCACGCACCAGCAGATCCGGCCGAGCAGGCCAGTACGTGGCGCTCCTCTGCTACCTCGTCTTCCTCGCGTTCCCCTTCCTCTGGCTGATCTCCACCGCCTTCAAACCGCCGCGCGAACTGGGCTCGCTGCACCCCACCTGGATTCCGGACGATCCCACCCTCGACAACTTCCGGCAGGCCTTCGACGAGCAGCCGCTCCTCCGGGCCGCCGGCAACAGCCTGATCGCGGCCCTGTCCGCCGCGCTCATCGCCGTCGTGATCGCGACGCCCATGGCTTACGTCATGGCCCGCAACCGCAACAAGCTCTCCGCCGCGGCCACCGGCTGGGTCGTGGTCAGCCAGGCGTTCCCGTTCGTACTGGTGATCATTCCGCTGTTCCTGATCCTGAAGAACCTGCATCTGATCAACACGCTGTCCGGTCTGATCATGGTGTACGTCGTCTGGTCGCTGCCGTTCGCGCTCTGGATGCTGGGCGGATATGTACGGGCCGTGCCCCGCGAACTGGAGGAGGCGGCGTCGGTCGACGGCGCGGGCAGGCTCCGCACGCTTGTCTCGGTCACCGCCCCGCTGCTCGCTCCCGGCATCGTGGCCACCGCGCTGTTCGCCTTCATCACCGCGTGGAACGAGTTCTTCTTCGCGCTCGTCCTGCTCAAGACCCCGCAGACACAGACCTTGCCGGTCGTCCTCACGCATTTCCTCGGCGCTGAGGGCGTCGCTGATCTCGGGCCGCTGGCCGCTGCCGCGTTCCTCGCGACGATTCCCTCGCTCGTCATCTTCGCGATCATCCAGAAGCGGATCACGGGCGGGATGCTGACAGGGGCGGTGAAGAGCTGA
- a CDS encoding ABC transporter substrate-binding protein produces MRRLAAAAAVCALLLTGCSADGGGADSGRITLRFQSLAWQQESVDANKELVKEWNTSHPDIRVEYVQGSWDSVHDQLLTSFEGGEAPDIIHDASDDLADFAYGGYLADLSGLLPERLTADIPRQSWESATFGKGVYGVPFLQEPRVLIANKKILDSSGVRIPTAGKPWSWEEFRQVTKTLTEEMGEGKYGVAWPLKEPVSVTLNLGLSAGGQLFHRGDDGKVTIKFTDGDGVVPGTVHDQVNTDKSASRTTLGMGGSDTLPGFFGGKYAMVPLGFSYRQQIVQQAPKGFEWTVLPAPAGPGGPAQGVSPQTLSVAEDTPHKKEAARFIDFMLQPRNMVRLAKGDWMLPTGSKALADPALHTDEAGWSTGAALARDLRSAPAQSVRGYPEWKDKVATPALQEYYSGAIDAPELEKRLVNDGNLVLSRYQR; encoded by the coding sequence ATGCGGAGACTCGCGGCCGCTGCCGCCGTATGTGCGCTGCTGCTGACCGGCTGCTCGGCCGACGGGGGCGGAGCCGACAGCGGAAGGATCACGCTCCGTTTCCAGTCCCTGGCCTGGCAGCAGGAGTCCGTGGACGCCAACAAGGAGCTGGTGAAGGAGTGGAACACGAGCCACCCCGACATCCGGGTCGAGTATGTCCAGGGCAGCTGGGACAGCGTCCATGACCAGCTGCTGACCTCCTTCGAGGGTGGCGAGGCGCCGGACATCATCCATGACGCCTCCGACGACCTCGCCGACTTCGCGTACGGCGGCTACCTCGCCGATCTGAGTGGGCTGCTGCCGGAACGCCTCACGGCGGACATCCCGCGGCAGAGCTGGGAGTCGGCGACCTTCGGCAAGGGGGTCTACGGCGTGCCATTCCTCCAGGAGCCGCGCGTTCTCATCGCCAACAAGAAAATCCTCGACTCCTCGGGGGTGCGTATTCCGACGGCCGGGAAGCCGTGGAGCTGGGAGGAGTTCCGCCAGGTCACCAAGACGCTCACGGAGGAGATGGGGGAGGGAAAGTACGGTGTCGCCTGGCCGCTCAAGGAGCCGGTCTCCGTCACCCTCAACCTCGGTCTGTCCGCGGGCGGGCAGCTCTTCCACCGCGGCGACGACGGGAAGGTCACGATCAAGTTCACCGATGGCGACGGCGTGGTGCCCGGCACCGTGCACGATCAGGTCAACACCGACAAGAGCGCCTCCCGCACCACGCTCGGCATGGGCGGCTCGGACACGCTGCCCGGCTTCTTCGGCGGCAAGTACGCGATGGTCCCGCTGGGCTTCTCGTACCGTCAGCAGATTGTCCAGCAGGCGCCCAAGGGTTTCGAGTGGACGGTGCTCCCCGCCCCGGCGGGCCCCGGGGGCCCGGCCCAGGGCGTGAGCCCGCAGACTCTCTCCGTCGCGGAGGACACCCCTCACAAGAAGGAAGCTGCGCGGTTCATCGACTTCATGCTCCAGCCGCGGAACATGGTGCGGCTGGCGAAGGGCGACTGGATGCTGCCGACGGGTTCGAAGGCGCTGGCGGACCCGGCCCTGCACACCGATGAGGCGGGCTGGTCGACAGGCGCCGCACTCGCGCGGGATCTGCGCTCGGCGCCGGCCCAGTCGGTGCGCGGCTACCCGGAGTGGAAGGACAAGGTGGCGACTCCGGCGCTGCAGGAGTACTACAGCGGCGCGATCGATGCGCCGGAGCTGGAGAAACGCCTGGTCAATGACGGCAACCTGGTTCTCTCCCGCTATCAGCGCTGA
- a CDS encoding MMPL family transporter — translation MGKAERGPRGIAARAGGWSARHRWAAVGIWVLFVVLAMAAGSAAGTVELKDSDQLKGETTQAARIAEDAGVEEPAGETVLVQAKDTAARATDPEFRTAVAAVIKAVGGTGEVTGVTSPYDTKSISKDGRSALVQFDVRGDPETASDRIEPVLNAVAKVQASHKELRIEEIGGASMRKTFDEAFGDDFQQAELSAVPVALGILLIAFGALVAALLPVALAITAIMATMGLMGVASHFQPMSDSANSVMLLVGLAVGVDYCLFYLRREREERAAGRDAATAMQIAAATSGRAVIVSGVTVCVAMAGMLFTGIGEFESMGLSSLIVVAVAMVGSVTVLPALLSLLGERVEKGRVPFLNRGKRGANGAGGAESRVWGRVLGGVLKRPLVSLLVAAGALVAIALPAMGMKTQNFTLDQEFGNSVPIVGTYERINEAFPGGADPAEVIVKADDINAAPVRNAIADFRRSAVASGASEGPVTVVTHDAQNLAFVYVPLVGGSDQDKAEKSLGILRDTVRPATLGKVDGLQAPISGQVAGSKDFNDQLTGAVAPVFAFVVVFAFVLMLLSFRSLTIAITSIVLNLLSVGAAYGILTAVFQHGWGAGLVGAEGVGAIIAWLPLFLFVILFGLSMDYHVFVVSRIREAKVQGRETRDAITHGVVTTAGVVTSAAVIMVAVFAIFGTLSMQSMKQMGVGLAAAVLIDATIIRGVLLPAIMALLGERNWYFPKWLRWLPDLTHDESTVAEARVRAPRHDDDGRPEPARV, via the coding sequence ATGGGGAAAGCAGAAAGAGGTCCGCGCGGAATCGCCGCGCGAGCCGGCGGCTGGAGCGCGCGACACCGCTGGGCAGCAGTGGGAATCTGGGTGCTGTTCGTCGTCCTCGCCATGGCGGCCGGCTCGGCCGCGGGCACGGTCGAACTCAAGGACAGCGATCAGCTGAAGGGCGAGACCACCCAGGCGGCCCGGATCGCGGAGGACGCGGGAGTCGAAGAGCCGGCCGGTGAGACCGTGCTCGTCCAGGCGAAGGACACGGCGGCGAGGGCGACCGACCCCGAGTTCCGTACAGCCGTCGCCGCGGTGATCAAGGCGGTCGGCGGCACGGGTGAAGTGACCGGGGTGACGTCGCCGTACGACACCAAGAGCATTTCGAAGGACGGGCGCAGCGCGCTCGTGCAGTTCGATGTGCGCGGCGACCCGGAAACCGCGAGCGACCGGATCGAGCCGGTCCTCAATGCCGTCGCCAAGGTCCAGGCCTCCCACAAGGAGCTGCGGATCGAGGAGATCGGCGGCGCGAGTATGCGCAAGACCTTCGACGAGGCCTTCGGCGACGACTTCCAGCAGGCGGAGCTCTCGGCGGTGCCGGTCGCGCTCGGCATTCTGCTGATCGCCTTCGGCGCTCTGGTGGCCGCTCTGCTGCCGGTAGCTCTGGCCATCACCGCGATCATGGCGACGATGGGGCTGATGGGAGTCGCCAGCCATTTCCAGCCGATGAGCGATTCCGCGAACTCCGTGATGCTGCTGGTGGGTCTGGCGGTCGGCGTCGACTACTGCCTCTTCTATCTGCGGCGCGAGCGCGAGGAGCGGGCAGCCGGGCGCGACGCTGCCACGGCGATGCAGATCGCGGCGGCGACCAGCGGACGGGCCGTCATCGTCTCCGGTGTGACGGTCTGTGTGGCCATGGCCGGCATGCTCTTCACCGGGATCGGCGAGTTCGAGTCGATGGGGCTCTCCTCTCTGATCGTGGTTGCTGTGGCGATGGTCGGTTCGGTGACGGTGCTGCCGGCGCTGCTGTCGCTGCTCGGCGAGCGGGTGGAGAAGGGGCGCGTGCCCTTCCTGAACCGCGGGAAGCGCGGCGCGAACGGAGCGGGTGGCGCGGAGAGCCGGGTGTGGGGCCGGGTGCTCGGGGGCGTCCTGAAGCGGCCCCTGGTGTCGCTGCTCGTGGCGGCGGGCGCGCTGGTCGCGATCGCCCTGCCCGCCATGGGTATGAAGACCCAGAACTTCACGCTGGACCAGGAGTTCGGCAACTCGGTGCCGATCGTCGGGACGTACGAGCGGATCAACGAAGCGTTCCCGGGCGGGGCGGACCCGGCGGAGGTCATCGTCAAGGCGGACGACATCAACGCCGCCCCTGTGCGCAACGCGATCGCCGACTTCCGTAGGAGCGCGGTCGCTTCGGGCGCCTCCGAGGGCCCGGTCACGGTTGTGACGCACGATGCCCAGAACCTCGCGTTCGTATACGTACCGCTGGTGGGCGGCTCCGACCAGGACAAGGCGGAGAAGAGCCTGGGCATCCTGCGGGACACGGTCCGGCCGGCCACGCTCGGCAAGGTCGACGGCCTCCAGGCGCCGATCAGCGGCCAGGTCGCGGGCTCGAAGGACTTCAACGATCAGCTCACCGGGGCGGTGGCACCCGTCTTCGCCTTCGTCGTGGTGTTCGCCTTCGTGCTGATGCTGTTGTCGTTCAGGTCGCTGACGATCGCGATCACCTCAATCGTCCTCAACCTGCTGTCGGTGGGCGCGGCGTACGGCATCCTGACGGCCGTCTTCCAGCACGGCTGGGGCGCGGGGCTGGTCGGCGCGGAGGGCGTGGGCGCGATCATCGCCTGGCTGCCGCTGTTCCTCTTCGTGATCCTGTTCGGACTCTCGATGGACTACCACGTGTTCGTGGTGTCGCGGATCCGTGAGGCGAAGGTGCAGGGACGCGAGACGCGGGACGCGATTACGCATGGCGTCGTGACGACGGCGGGGGTGGTGACGAGTGCGGCGGTCATCATGGTGGCGGTGTTCGCGATCTTCGGCACCCTGTCGATGCAGTCGATGAAGCAGATGGGTGTGGGCCTTGCGGCGGCGGTGCTGATCGACGCGACGATCATCCGCGGGGTGCTGCTTCCGGCGATCATGGCGCTGTTGGGCGAGCGGAACTGGTACTTCCCGAAGTGGCTGCGGTGGCTGCCGGATCTGACGCACGACGAGTCGACGGTGGCGGAGGCGCGGGTGAGGGCGCCGCGCCACGACGACGACGGCCGACCGGAACCGGCCCGGGTCTGA
- a CDS encoding S8 family peptidase encodes MATHKRASRIKLTAAITAVAAAAGVTVLNTSFAGAAPSPQGTIYGANAAGAIDGSYIVMLDKKADKQDLANEYGGKLQRNYSSAINGFSASGLTETEAKRLAADPSVAKVVQNKKFSINATQDNPPSWGLDRIDQADTAGDKKYTYPDSAGEGVTAYVVDTGVRITHKDFGGRATHGFDAVDNDDSADDGNGHGTHVAGTIAGATYGVAKKAKIVAVRVLDDNGSGTTEQVVAGIDWVTKNHKGPSVANMSLGGGVDEALDEAVRKAIASGVTFAVAAGNESTDASQGSPARVKEAITVASSTKEDKQSEFSNFGGSVDIYAPGSDITSAWNDSDEGTKTISGTSMATPHVVGAAAVYLGGHQDATPEQVAKALTDGATPDKISNPSAGTPNKLLKVVE; translated from the coding sequence ATGGCAACTCACAAGCGCGCGAGCAGGATCAAGCTCACCGCGGCGATAACCGCCGTGGCTGCCGCAGCCGGAGTGACCGTACTCAACACCTCATTCGCCGGAGCGGCGCCCTCCCCACAGGGCACCATCTACGGTGCGAATGCCGCAGGCGCGATCGATGGCAGCTACATCGTGATGCTGGACAAGAAGGCCGACAAGCAGGACCTGGCCAACGAGTACGGCGGCAAGCTGCAGCGTAACTACAGCTCCGCCATCAACGGCTTCTCCGCGAGCGGTCTTACGGAGACCGAGGCCAAGCGCCTCGCCGCCGACCCGTCCGTCGCCAAGGTCGTCCAGAACAAGAAGTTCTCGATCAACGCGACCCAGGACAATCCGCCGTCCTGGGGCCTCGACCGGATCGACCAGGCCGACACGGCCGGCGACAAGAAGTACACCTACCCCGACAGCGCGGGCGAGGGCGTGACGGCGTACGTCGTCGACACCGGAGTCCGTATCACCCACAAGGACTTCGGCGGTCGTGCCACCCACGGCTTCGACGCCGTGGACAACGACGACTCCGCCGACGACGGCAACGGCCACGGCACCCATGTCGCCGGCACCATCGCCGGCGCCACGTACGGTGTCGCCAAGAAGGCGAAGATCGTCGCCGTCCGTGTCCTCGACGACAACGGCTCCGGTACGACGGAGCAGGTCGTCGCGGGTATCGACTGGGTCACCAAGAACCACAAGGGCCCGTCCGTCGCCAACATGAGCCTCGGCGGCGGCGTCGACGAGGCGCTCGACGAGGCTGTCCGCAAGGCGATCGCCTCCGGCGTCACCTTCGCCGTCGCGGCCGGCAACGAGTCCACCGACGCGAGCCAGGGATCCCCGGCGCGCGTCAAGGAAGCGATCACCGTCGCCTCCTCCACCAAGGAGGACAAGCAGTCGGAGTTCTCCAACTTCGGTGGCAGCGTGGACATCTACGCCCCGGGCTCGGACATCACCTCTGCGTGGAACGACAGCGACGAGGGTACGAAGACCATCTCCGGCACCTCGATGGCGACCCCGCACGTGGTCGGCGCCGCGGCGGTCTACCTCGGCGGTCACCAGGACGCCACCCCGGAGCAGGTCGCCAAGGCCCTGACCGACGGCGCCACGCCCGACAAGATCTCCAACCCCAGCGCAGGCACGCCCAACAAGCTGCTGAAGGTCGTCGAGTAG
- a CDS encoding DUF1697 domain-containing protein, protein MTRYAALLRGINVGGHKRVPMADLRELLAELGHGDVATYLQSGNAVFTSDSDDEKALGASLERAIEKRFGFGVDCLVRSGRYLKEVADACPFPAASLEGKQLHATYFSERVGPERLASIDVAAHLPEEFRLGDRVLYLYVPNGLGRSKLAEVLARPSLFKGIVATSRNWNTVVKLVELTRD, encoded by the coding sequence ATGACGAGGTATGCGGCCCTGCTGCGCGGGATCAATGTGGGCGGGCACAAGAGGGTGCCCATGGCGGATCTGCGTGAACTGCTCGCGGAGCTGGGTCACGGTGACGTCGCCACGTATCTGCAGAGCGGCAACGCCGTCTTCACCAGCGACTCGGACGACGAGAAGGCGCTGGGCGCCTCACTGGAGCGAGCCATCGAGAAGCGCTTCGGTTTCGGCGTCGACTGCCTGGTGCGCAGCGGTAGGTATCTGAAGGAGGTCGCCGACGCGTGCCCCTTCCCCGCGGCCTCGCTCGAGGGCAAGCAACTGCATGCCACCTACTTCTCGGAGCGCGTCGGCCCCGAGCGGCTCGCCTCGATCGATGTTGCGGCCCATCTGCCGGAGGAGTTCCGGCTCGGCGACCGGGTGCTCTATCTGTACGTGCCGAACGGCCTCGGCCGCTCCAAGCTGGCCGAAGTGCTCGCGAGGCCGAGCCTGTTCAAGGGCATCGTCGCCACCAGCCGTAACTGGAACACCGTCGTCAAACTGGTGGAGCTGACCCGTGACTGA
- a CDS encoding nuclear transport factor 2 family protein, which produces MTDPTEAVNGAMEAELRLLDPIVRSSPQLLAELFHPDYQEFGTSGRLWDRASILATLMARDVPAPRPITTSQMKGVQLAPDVVHLTFTTQSGAHRAHRSSLWRLTSGKWLLYFHQGTRVQ; this is translated from the coding sequence GTGACTGATCCCACCGAGGCCGTCAATGGCGCCATGGAGGCGGAATTGCGCCTTCTCGACCCGATCGTGCGTTCCTCGCCCCAGCTGCTCGCCGAGCTGTTCCACCCGGATTACCAGGAGTTCGGCACTTCGGGCCGGCTCTGGGACCGGGCGTCGATCCTCGCCACCCTCATGGCGCGGGACGTGCCGGCGCCGCGGCCCATCACCACCTCGCAGATGAAAGGTGTGCAGCTCGCGCCGGACGTGGTGCATCTGACGTTCACCACCCAGTCGGGCGCTCACCGCGCCCACCGAAGTTCGCTGTGGCGCCTGACCAGTGGCAAGTGGCTGCTCTACTTCCACCAGGGCACGCGAGTTCAGTGA
- a CDS encoding aldo/keto reductase, with amino-acid sequence MILETFRLGGKLTVRRLGYGTAQLAGRGYWGPRGERADALAVLRRAVERGVTLIDTADNYGPHLAEELVAEALYPYPADLVVATKGGVVRTSDSAWHIAGRPEQLRAMCEASLRRLRTETIGLYQLHRLDPEVPLDEQLGTLGELRREGKIRHIGLDTVTAGQLTRALHIAPIASVQNRFNLIDRESEAVLEVCEANGLAFLPWFPLANGALTGAAAAALDTVAARHGASKGQIALAWLLHRSPVLCPTPGTGSLAHLEENLDASAIRLTEADLLALR; translated from the coding sequence ATGATCTTGGAGACTTTCCGGCTCGGCGGAAAGCTGACCGTACGCCGGCTCGGCTACGGCACCGCACAGCTCGCCGGCCGGGGGTACTGGGGGCCGCGCGGTGAGCGCGCGGATGCCCTCGCGGTGCTGCGGCGGGCGGTCGAACGGGGCGTCACGCTCATCGACACCGCCGACAACTACGGCCCGCACCTTGCCGAGGAGTTGGTCGCCGAGGCCCTGTACCCGTATCCGGCCGACCTGGTCGTCGCGACAAAGGGCGGGGTGGTGCGTACGAGCGACAGTGCCTGGCACATCGCGGGACGGCCCGAGCAGTTGCGGGCCATGTGCGAGGCGAGCCTGCGCAGGCTGCGTACGGAGACGATCGGCCTGTACCAGCTGCACCGGCTCGACCCCGAGGTTCCCCTCGACGAACAGCTCGGCACGCTCGGGGAGTTGAGGCGTGAGGGCAAGATCAGGCACATCGGTCTGGACACGGTCACCGCCGGTCAGCTGACAAGAGCGCTGCACATCGCGCCGATCGCCTCGGTGCAGAACCGCTTCAATCTCATCGACCGGGAGTCGGAGGCGGTACTCGAGGTGTGCGAGGCGAACGGCCTCGCTTTCCTGCCGTGGTTCCCACTCGCCAATGGAGCCCTGACCGGCGCGGCCGCCGCCGCGCTCGACACGGTCGCCGCGCGCCATGGCGCGAGCAAAGGCCAAATCGCGCTCGCCTGGCTGCTGCACCGCTCCCCGGTGCTGTGTCCGACGCCGGGTACCGGATCCCTCGCGCACCTGGAGGAGAACCTTGACGCGTCCGCCATCCGGCTCACGGAGGCGGATCTGTTGGCACTTCGCTGA
- a CDS encoding ketopantoate reductase family protein translates to MRYIIIGAGAIGGTVGGRLAEAGHEVVLVARGTHFEALRAKGLRLTTADGTSTHPLPVVDRPDALELRPDDVLFLAVKTQDSTAALEDWAAQPVAGGGTAGELLPLVCAQNGVESERLALRRFRRVYGMCVYLPATYLEPGSVSATCAPMTGILHLGRYPSGTDETALRISADLEKSRLLAPVVPDVMRWKYAKLTNNVANAVEAATGVIAGEDGVRLAERATAEARAVIAAAGIEVVSEAEQKEFRGDKIRFDPLDGSKRGGGSSWQSLNRGTGTIEADYLNGEIALVGRVHGVPTPVNDVLQRVANSFAREGRAAGSMSVAELTAIVDAEVAE, encoded by the coding sequence ATGCGCTACATCATCATCGGGGCAGGGGCGATAGGCGGCACTGTCGGCGGGCGGCTGGCCGAGGCGGGGCACGAGGTGGTCCTCGTCGCACGCGGCACGCACTTCGAGGCGCTGCGCGCGAAGGGACTGCGGCTCACCACGGCGGACGGGACCAGCACGCACCCGCTGCCGGTCGTGGACCGGCCGGACGCCCTCGAACTGCGCCCGGACGACGTCCTGTTCCTCGCGGTGAAGACGCAGGACAGCACCGCCGCCCTGGAGGACTGGGCCGCGCAGCCCGTCGCCGGCGGTGGTACGGCAGGCGAACTGCTGCCGCTGGTCTGCGCGCAGAACGGCGTGGAGAGCGAGCGTCTCGCGCTGCGCCGCTTCCGCCGTGTGTACGGCATGTGCGTCTACCTTCCCGCCACCTACCTCGAGCCGGGTTCTGTCTCGGCCACCTGTGCTCCCATGACCGGCATCCTGCACCTGGGCCGCTATCCGTCAGGAACCGACGAGACCGCACTGCGCATCTCCGCCGACCTGGAGAAGTCCAGGCTGCTCGCACCGGTCGTCCCGGACGTCATGCGCTGGAAGTACGCGAAGCTCACCAACAATGTCGCCAATGCTGTGGAGGCCGCCACCGGAGTGATCGCCGGCGAGGACGGCGTGCGGCTCGCCGAGCGTGCGACGGCGGAGGCCCGCGCGGTGATCGCGGCCGCGGGTATCGAGGTGGTGAGCGAGGCGGAGCAGAAGGAGTTCAGGGGCGACAAGATCCGTTTCGACCCGCTGGACGGCTCCAAGCGTGGAGGCGGCTCGTCCTGGCAGAGCCTCAACCGCGGTACGGGCACGATCGAGGCCGACTACCTCAACGGTGAGATCGCCCTGGTCGGCCGTGTCCATGGCGTACCCACGCCGGTGAACGACGTGCTGCAGCGCGTCGCCAACAGCTTCGCCCGCGAAGGCAGGGCCGCCGGATCGATGTCCGTCGCGGAGCTGACCGCGATCGTCGACGCCGAAGTGGCCGAGTGA
- a CDS encoding DUF6400 family protein: MINDQDPDHYAFEMDLTVQEVTRRAAVLAALGDDWDPVAVLEGEQEAYRLLYSNLDDEQQKIYAELVAAGVLPGGGSDGHAAA, encoded by the coding sequence ATGATCAACGACCAGGATCCGGACCACTACGCGTTCGAGATGGACCTGACCGTCCAGGAGGTCACGCGGCGCGCCGCGGTGCTGGCGGCGCTCGGAGACGACTGGGACCCGGTGGCCGTTCTGGAGGGCGAGCAGGAGGCGTACCGCCTGCTGTACTCGAACCTCGACGACGAGCAGCAGAAGATATACGCCGAGCTTGTGGCGGCCGGTGTCCTTCCGGGAGGGGGGAGCGATGGCCATGCTGCCGCTTGA